The Urocitellus parryii isolate mUroPar1 chromosome 13, mUroPar1.hap1, whole genome shotgun sequence genome has a window encoding:
- the Acaa2 gene encoding 3-ketoacyl-CoA thiolase, mitochondrial encodes MALLRGVFIVAAKRTPFGAYGGLLKDFTATDLSEFAAKAALSAGKVPPETVDSVIVGNVMQSSSNAIYLARHVGLRVGVPQEVPALTVNRLCGSGFQSIVNGCQEICVKDAEVVLCGGTESMSQSPYYVRNIRFGTKLGTDIKMEDSLWAGLTDQHVQLPMALTAENLAAKHKISREECDKYALQSQQRWKAANDAGFFNEEMAPIEVKTKKGKQTMQVDEHARPQTTLEQLNKLPPVFKKEGTVTAGNASGVSDGAGAVIIASEDAVKKHNFTPLARIVGYFASGCDPSIMGIGPVPAINGALKKTGLSLKDMDLVEVNEAFAPQYLAVEKSLSLDPSKTNVNGGAIALGHPLGGSGSRITAHLVHELRRRGGKYAVGSACIGGGQGIALIIQNTA; translated from the exons GTGTGTTTATTGTTGCTGCTAAGCGAACACCCTTTGGGGCTTATGGAGGTCTTTTGAAAGATTTCACGGCTACAGACTTGAGTGAGTTTGCTGCCAAGGCTGCCCTGTCTGCTGGCAAAGTCCCACCTGAAACTGTTGACAGTGTCATTGTAGGCAATGTCATGCAG AGTTCTTCAAATGCTATATACCTGGCAAGACATGTTGGTCTGCGAGTGGGAGTCCCACAAGAGGTCCCAGCTCTCACTGTCAATAGGCTCTGTGGCTCTGGCTTCCAATCCATTGTGAATGGATGTCAG GAAATTTGTGTTAAAGATGCTGAAGTTGTCCTTTGTGGAGGAACTGAAAGCATGAGCCAGTCTCCCTACTATGTCAGAAACATTCGTTTTGGAACCAAGTTAGGAACAGATATCAAG atGGAAGATTCTCTGTGGGCAGGATTAACAGATCAACATGTTCAACTCCCCATGGCACTTACTGCAGAGAATCTTGctgcaaaacataaaataagcagAGAAGAATGTGACAAATATGCCCTTCAGTCACAGCAGAGGTGGAAAGCTG CTAATGATGCTGGCTTCTTTAATGAGGAAATGGCACCAATTGAggtgaaaacaaagaaaggaaaacagacaaTGCAAGTGGATGAGCATGCCCGGCCCCAAACAACTCTGGAGCAGTTAAATAAACTTCCTCCAGTGTTCAAGAAAGAAGGCACTGTCACTGCGGGGAATGCATCG GGAGTATCTGATGGTGCTGGAGCTGTTATCATAGCTAGTGAAGATGCTGTTAAAAAACATAACTTCACACCACTGGCAAGAATTGTGGGCTACTTTGCGTCTGGATGTGATCCCTCTATCATGGGTATTG GCCCTGTCCCTGCTATTAATGGAGCACTGAAGAAAACAGGACTGAGTCTTAAGGACATGGATTTAGTAGAG GTAAATGAAGCCTTTGCTCCCCAGTATTTGGCTGTTGAGAAGAGTTTGAGTCTTGACCCAAGTAAGACTAATGTGAATGGAGGAGCCATTGCTTTGGGTCACCCATTGGGAGGATCTGGATCAAGAATAACTGCACACCTGGTTCATGAATTAAG gCGTCGAGGTGGGAAATATGCCGTTGGATCAGCTTGCATTGGCGGTGGCCAAGGCATTGCACTCATCATTCAGAACACAGCCTGA